The following proteins come from a genomic window of Pseudomonas sp. MAG733B:
- a CDS encoding Wadjet anti-phage system protein JetD domain-containing protein, which translates to MKTPKEVHTQLTRKFQNMHREWLQVHVAQELHPSFGPLEINLGVPTEQEALRQPDGVLSWVHAWQSWQGAGVLVWGERRWRSLGTQRVPERLLLEGPADVAVWVGESARWARALDRYAAFVERWPVLDGVVARYFNVLADYSDVDFTRLIEMLTWISEHPDSNLFPRQLPIAGVDSKWLEGRKPLVAELLAHLQSDPLGSRDFFQRCGLRPLPQLMRLRILDPLLRRQLGGLGDISAPLEQISALNLSVTRVFIVENLQTGLAFDELPGTVVIMRLGYAVDVLGQLPWLANKKCFYWGDLDTHGFAILSRARSYLPEVQTLMMDEHTLFSHQSLWGEEKDPHSAMRLPNLSASEQLLYESLKQNRIGQNVRLEQERISWDFAWSAILNISIAG; encoded by the coding sequence TTGAAGACTCCTAAGGAAGTGCACACGCAGCTGACGAGAAAATTTCAGAACATGCATCGCGAATGGCTACAGGTGCATGTTGCGCAAGAACTTCACCCCTCCTTTGGGCCCTTGGAGATCAATCTGGGTGTCCCGACGGAGCAGGAAGCCTTGCGCCAACCTGATGGCGTTCTCAGCTGGGTGCATGCCTGGCAAAGTTGGCAGGGTGCAGGCGTTTTAGTTTGGGGCGAGCGCCGCTGGCGATCCTTGGGAACCCAGCGCGTTCCGGAAAGGCTGCTATTAGAGGGGCCTGCAGACGTCGCTGTTTGGGTCGGTGAAAGCGCACGATGGGCAAGAGCCCTGGACCGTTATGCGGCATTTGTCGAACGATGGCCCGTATTGGACGGGGTGGTTGCTCGGTATTTCAATGTGCTGGCTGACTACAGTGATGTGGATTTCACCCGCCTCATCGAGATGTTGACCTGGATTAGCGAACATCCCGACTCAAACCTCTTCCCCCGACAATTGCCCATCGCTGGTGTCGACAGCAAATGGTTGGAGGGTCGTAAACCCTTGGTGGCCGAACTTCTGGCTCACTTACAAAGTGATCCACTGGGCAGTCGTGATTTTTTTCAGCGGTGTGGGCTCAGGCCATTGCCCCAACTAATGCGCCTGAGGATCCTGGATCCTCTGCTCCGGCGTCAGTTAGGTGGACTAGGCGACATTAGTGCGCCTTTGGAACAGATATCGGCCTTGAATTTGTCCGTGACCCGAGTGTTCATCGTCGAGAACCTCCAGACGGGATTGGCCTTCGATGAACTCCCCGGGACAGTCGTTATCATGAGGTTAGGCTACGCCGTCGACGTTCTTGGCCAGCTTCCCTGGCTTGCCAACAAAAAGTGTTTCTACTGGGGTGATTTGGACACACATGGCTTCGCTATTTTGAGTCGAGCGCGAAGCTACCTACCAGAGGTGCAAACCCTAATGATGGATGAGCACACATTGTTTTCCCATCAGTCCCTTTGGGGAGAAGAAAAGGATCCTCACTCCGCGATGAGATTGCCCAACCTCTCGGCTTCGGAGCAGCTTCTTTACGAGAGCCTCAAGCAAAACAGGATTGGGCAGAATGTGCGACTGGAGCAGGAGCGAATAAGTTGGGATTTTGCCTGGAGCGCGATACTAAATATTTCGATCGCTGGTTGA
- the gabD gene encoding NADP-dependent succinate-semialdehyde dehydrogenase: protein MQLKDTQLFRQQAFINGAWVDADNGQTIKVNNPATGEILGSVPKMGAAETRRAIEAADKALPAWRALTAKERANKLRRWFELIIENQDDLARLMTLEQGKPLAEAKGEIVYAASFIEWFAEEAKRIYGDVIPGHQPDKRLIVIKQPIGVTAAITPWNFPAAMITRKAGPALAAGCTMVLKPASQTPFSAFALAELAQRAGIPAGVFSVVSGSAGDIGSELTSNPIVRKLSFTGSTEIGRQLMSECAKDIKKVSLELGGNAPFIVFDDADLDKAVEGAIISKYRNNGQTCVCANRLYIQDSVYDAFAEKLKVAVAKLKIGNGLEDGTTTGPLIDEKAVAKVQEHIADAVAKGATVLAGGKSMEGNFFEPTILTNVPKNAAVAKEETFGPLAPLFRFKDEAEVIAMSNDTEFGLASYFYARDLGRVFRVAEALEYGMVGVNTGLISNEVAPFGGIKASGLGREGSKYGIEDYLEIKYLCLGI, encoded by the coding sequence ATGCAGCTTAAAGACACCCAGTTGTTCCGCCAGCAAGCCTTCATCAATGGCGCTTGGGTAGATGCGGACAATGGTCAGACGATCAAGGTCAACAACCCGGCAACGGGCGAAATTCTGGGCAGCGTGCCGAAAATGGGCGCTGCCGAAACCCGCCGTGCAATCGAAGCCGCTGACAAAGCGCTGCCGGCCTGGCGTGCACTGACCGCCAAGGAACGTGCGAACAAACTGCGTCGCTGGTTCGAGCTGATCATCGAGAACCAGGACGACCTGGCTCGCCTGATGACTCTGGAACAAGGCAAGCCATTGGCCGAAGCCAAGGGTGAAATCGTTTACGCCGCTTCTTTCATCGAGTGGTTCGCCGAAGAAGCCAAGCGCATCTACGGTGACGTGATTCCGGGCCACCAGCCAGACAAGCGCCTGATCGTGATCAAGCAGCCGATCGGCGTGACCGCTGCAATCACCCCGTGGAACTTCCCGGCCGCGATGATCACCCGTAAAGCCGGCCCGGCCCTGGCCGCCGGTTGCACCATGGTCCTCAAGCCTGCTTCGCAAACTCCGTTTTCCGCCTTCGCCCTGGCCGAATTGGCCCAGCGTGCCGGCATCCCTGCTGGCGTGTTCAGCGTGGTTTCCGGCAGCGCCGGCGACATCGGCAGCGAGCTGACCAGCAACCCGATCGTACGCAAACTGTCCTTCACCGGTTCGACCGAGATCGGTCGTCAACTGATGTCGGAATGCGCCAAGGACATCAAGAAAGTGTCCCTGGAGCTGGGCGGCAACGCGCCGTTCATCGTGTTCGACGACGCGGACCTGGATAAGGCCGTCGAAGGCGCGATCATTTCCAAATACCGCAACAACGGCCAGACCTGCGTCTGCGCCAACCGTCTGTACATTCAGGATTCGGTCTACGACGCGTTCGCCGAAAAACTGAAAGTGGCTGTGGCCAAGCTCAAGATCGGCAACGGTCTGGAAGACGGCACCACCACTGGCCCGCTGATCGACGAAAAAGCCGTGGCCAAGGTGCAAGAACACATCGCTGACGCCGTTGCCAAAGGCGCTACCGTACTGGCTGGTGGTAAATCGATGGAAGGCAACTTCTTCGAACCGACCATCCTGACCAACGTGCCGAAGAACGCTGCCGTGGCCAAGGAAGAAACCTTCGGTCCATTGGCGCCGCTGTTCCGCTTCAAAGACGAAGCCGAAGTCATCGCGATGTCCAACGACACCGAGTTCGGTCTGGCCTCGTACTTCTACGCTCGCGACCTGGGCCGTGTGTTCCGTGTGGCTGAAGCCCTGGAATACGGCATGGTCGGCGTCAACACCGGGCTGATCTCCAACGAAGTCGCGCCATTCGGCGGCATCAAGGCCTCGGGCCTGGGCCGTGAAGGCTCCAAGTACGGCATCGAAGATTACCTGGAAATCAAATACCTCTGCCTGGGCATCTAA
- a CDS encoding SbcC/MukB-like Walker B domain-containing protein, with the protein MIPVPQTGLLFEREQFRMSRLQVFNWGTFSGIHDVPIADRGFLFVGRSGAGKSTLLDAFSALLVPPQWVDFNAAAREAEKTGRDRNLVSYVRGAWAEQKDGESGEIATRYLRTGTTWSALALTYRNELGQRVVLVRIFWIRGNANGLTDVSLQYLIFERDFDLRELDAFAQWNFDVRKLNQAFPEAFSQNKFRAYCERFCRILGIESEMALRLLHKTQSAKNLGDLNTFLRDFMLDKPPTFEVADRLVSEFAELNGAHQAVVTAREQVQTLVPARDMHEGMQALLLDHSGLQELQAGIDSYRETLRFDLLEKHIAELLIQSEGQQGERDRRRAILGNHTTGLHDLERQHREMGGDQIEQWKAEIAALADQRAERLRKRDQANEACKKLGWSLRETPQGFAEQVGEAREEIEQWESGSNDCLEQQVRLTSEKQQAETAFTSTVKEVEALRRQPSNIPAEMLELRNEIASAIGLAENALPFVGELIEVKADAGSWQGAIERVLRGFALSLLVDERHYAALSTHLNNTQLGKRLVYYRTGRVESFQSKPISNDSLVLKLNVKDGTQANWLKNELQQRFNYSCVDSVQMFRNAERALTKEGQIKHSKTRHEKDDRRKVDDRRNWVLGFNNRDKLELFEQQARQLADHAAELSRKLKVLVDHDKAQRARAMHWQTLVNLRWQEIDAAAILDRISTLERQIRDVQSGNTALQQIGEQIESLRKQIEKASESLREIEVAEAATSLLIATQQKKLQDLQVDDSLIALTPDQQRGLAERYSNLPDTVRLENLDRLTTLLERRMRDEIGDFRLKIDQLANGVEQHFAEFKRRWPLDAGDLDTSLLSAADFFAKLIRLETDGLPGYEQHFFDLLRNQSHQNLAALSTYLNDARKAILERMELVNESLNQVPFNESASQKTYLHIDANDRQLPAVREFKQDILEAMRHAWSDDREFAESRFMTLRRLVDKLSSQEPDQKRWRDAVLDVRQHVEFIGREMDEEGTEVEIYRSGAGKSGGQRQKLATTCLAAALRYQLGGNEHGVPMYAPVVLDEAFDKADNEFTTLAMNIFTNFGFQMIVATPLKSVMTLEPFIGGACFVDISDRRTSGVLLIEYDDDRRRLKLPEHARYEENVEDS; encoded by the coding sequence GAACAACCTGGTCGGCTTTGGCGCTCACTTACCGCAACGAACTGGGCCAGAGAGTCGTGCTCGTTCGAATTTTCTGGATACGTGGCAATGCCAACGGTTTGACTGACGTCAGCCTTCAGTACCTGATTTTCGAGAGAGATTTCGATCTGCGTGAACTGGATGCGTTCGCACAATGGAATTTTGATGTACGCAAGCTGAATCAAGCATTCCCTGAGGCCTTCAGCCAAAACAAATTTCGGGCTTACTGCGAACGGTTTTGCCGGATTCTTGGGATAGAGAGCGAAATGGCGCTTCGCTTGCTCCATAAGACGCAATCGGCCAAAAATCTGGGAGATCTCAATACCTTCCTCCGTGATTTCATGCTCGATAAACCCCCAACCTTTGAGGTAGCCGACCGGTTGGTGAGTGAATTCGCAGAGCTTAACGGTGCGCATCAGGCGGTGGTCACTGCTCGTGAGCAGGTCCAGACCCTTGTTCCGGCGCGCGACATGCATGAGGGGATGCAAGCACTGCTGCTTGACCATAGTGGTCTTCAAGAGTTGCAGGCAGGAATCGACAGCTATCGAGAGACGCTGCGGTTTGACTTGTTAGAGAAACATATCGCGGAACTGCTCATTCAATCCGAAGGACAGCAAGGAGAGCGGGACCGTCGTAGAGCAATTCTCGGTAACCATACGACCGGGTTACATGATCTGGAGCGTCAGCACCGAGAAATGGGTGGGGACCAGATCGAGCAATGGAAGGCCGAAATTGCAGCGCTTGCAGACCAGCGAGCCGAACGATTACGTAAGCGTGATCAGGCTAACGAGGCTTGCAAAAAGCTTGGCTGGAGCTTGCGGGAGACGCCTCAGGGATTTGCCGAGCAGGTAGGTGAAGCGCGGGAAGAAATTGAGCAATGGGAAAGTGGAAGCAATGATTGCCTGGAGCAGCAGGTTCGGCTTACCAGCGAAAAACAGCAGGCAGAAACCGCATTCACGTCCACCGTGAAAGAGGTTGAGGCGCTTAGGCGTCAACCGTCCAACATCCCGGCGGAAATGTTGGAGCTGCGCAATGAGATTGCCTCAGCTATTGGCCTGGCTGAAAACGCACTGCCTTTCGTCGGGGAGTTAATTGAAGTCAAAGCTGACGCTGGATCCTGGCAGGGCGCTATTGAACGGGTTTTGCGCGGTTTCGCACTGTCACTGCTAGTGGACGAACGACACTATGCTGCATTGTCGACGCACCTGAACAACACGCAGCTTGGGAAACGCCTGGTTTATTACCGCACAGGGCGGGTGGAGTCGTTTCAATCCAAGCCCATCAGCAATGACTCGCTTGTCCTCAAGCTGAACGTCAAGGACGGGACGCAGGCGAACTGGCTGAAAAACGAATTGCAGCAACGATTCAACTACAGCTGTGTTGATTCCGTGCAGATGTTTCGAAACGCGGAGCGAGCCCTCACGAAGGAAGGGCAAATCAAGCATAGTAAAACCCGACACGAAAAGGATGATCGCCGTAAAGTCGATGACCGTCGCAATTGGGTATTGGGCTTCAATAATCGCGACAAACTGGAGCTATTCGAACAACAGGCACGGCAGTTAGCCGACCACGCTGCCGAGCTCAGCCGTAAACTCAAAGTGCTTGTGGATCACGATAAGGCGCAGCGAGCTCGCGCCATGCATTGGCAGACGCTGGTGAACTTACGTTGGCAGGAGATTGATGCCGCTGCGATTCTTGACCGAATCTCGACGTTGGAACGACAAATCAGGGATGTTCAGTCTGGGAATACTGCTCTGCAACAAATCGGTGAGCAGATTGAATCGCTGAGAAAGCAAATTGAAAAGGCCAGCGAGTCGTTACGTGAAATCGAGGTGGCTGAGGCAGCAACCAGCTTGCTGATTGCCACTCAGCAGAAAAAACTTCAGGACCTTCAAGTCGATGATTCTTTAATTGCACTGACGCCTGATCAACAGCGAGGTCTTGCAGAGCGTTACTCCAATCTGCCAGACACTGTCCGGCTTGAAAATCTCGATCGCCTGACCACTCTTCTTGAAAGAAGAATGCGCGATGAGATCGGGGACTTCAGATTAAAAATTGATCAGCTCGCCAACGGTGTTGAGCAACATTTTGCCGAGTTCAAGCGCAGATGGCCTCTCGATGCAGGGGATCTGGACACTAGCTTGCTAAGTGCAGCAGATTTTTTCGCAAAACTGATTCGATTAGAAACCGATGGCCTGCCCGGCTATGAGCAGCATTTCTTCGACCTCCTGCGTAATCAAAGCCATCAGAATCTTGCAGCACTCTCTACCTATCTGAATGACGCCAGAAAGGCGATTCTGGAACGAATGGAGTTGGTGAATGAAAGTCTCAATCAAGTGCCATTCAACGAGAGCGCCAGCCAGAAAACGTATCTTCACATCGACGCCAATGATCGCCAGCTGCCTGCTGTCAGGGAGTTCAAGCAAGACATCCTGGAAGCCATGCGTCACGCATGGTCGGATGATCGTGAATTTGCCGAATCGCGATTCATGACGTTACGTCGACTCGTAGACAAACTTTCCAGCCAGGAGCCTGACCAGAAACGATGGCGTGACGCGGTGCTGGATGTACGTCAACACGTTGAATTCATTGGCCGTGAAATGGATGAAGAGGGCACCGAGGTCGAAATCTATCGAAGTGGTGCAGGTAAATCGGGCGGGCAACGGCAGAAGCTCGCCACGACTTGTCTGGCCGCCGCTCTCAGATACCAATTGGGTGGTAACGAACACGGTGTTCCCATGTATGCGCCGGTTGTCCTCGACGAAGCATTCGATAAGGCGGACAACGAGTTCACAACGCTGGCGATGAACATATTTACCAATTTCGGTTTTCAAATGATTGTGGCGACCCCCCTAAAGTCCGTGATGACGTTGGAGCCCTTTATCGGCGGCGCTTGTTTTGTGGATATCAGCGACCGCCGAACCTCTGGTGTTTTGTTGATCGAATACGACGATGATCGTCGCAGGCTCAAGTTGCCGGAGCATGCCAGGTATGAGGAAAACGTTGAAGACTCCTAA
- the gabT gene encoding 4-aminobutyrate--2-oxoglutarate transaminase, translating into MSKTNASLMARRTNAVPRGVGQIHPIFAESAKNATVTDVEGREFIDFAGGIAVLNTGHVHPKIIAAVTEQLNKLTHTCFQVLAYEPYVEVCEKINAKVPGDFAKKTLLVTTGSEAVENAVKIARAATGRAGVIAFTGAYHGRTMMSLGLTGKVVPYSAGMGLMPGGVFRALYPNELHGVSIDDSIASIERVFKNDAEPRDIAAIIIEPVQGEGGFYVAPKEFMKRLRALCDQHGILLIADEVQTGAGRTGTFFAMEQMGVAADLTTFAKSIAGGFPLAGVCGKAEYMDAIAPGGLGGTYAGSPIACAAALAVMEVFEEEHLLDRCKAVGERLVTGLKAIQAKYPVIGEVRALGAMIAVELFENGDSHKPSAAAVASVVAKARDKGLILLSCGTYGNVLRVLVPLTSPDEQLDKGLAIIEECFSEL; encoded by the coding sequence ATGAGCAAGACTAACGCTTCTTTGATGGCCCGCCGTACCAATGCAGTTCCACGTGGTGTTGGCCAGATTCACCCGATCTTCGCCGAGTCCGCGAAGAACGCGACCGTGACCGACGTTGAAGGTCGCGAGTTCATCGACTTCGCCGGCGGCATCGCCGTACTGAACACCGGCCACGTGCACCCGAAAATCATCGCTGCCGTGACCGAACAGCTGAACAAGCTGACCCACACTTGCTTCCAGGTTCTGGCCTACGAGCCGTACGTAGAAGTGTGCGAAAAAATCAACGCCAAGGTGCCAGGTGATTTCGCCAAGAAAACCCTGCTGGTCACCACCGGTTCCGAAGCTGTAGAAAACGCCGTGAAAATCGCCCGTGCCGCTACTGGCCGTGCCGGCGTGATCGCCTTCACCGGCGCTTACCACGGTCGCACCATGATGAGCCTGGGCCTGACCGGTAAAGTCGTGCCTTACTCGGCCGGCATGGGCCTGATGCCAGGCGGCGTGTTCCGCGCTCTGTACCCGAACGAACTGCACGGTGTGAGCATCGACGATTCGATCGCGAGCATCGAGCGCGTCTTCAAGAACGACGCTGAGCCACGTGACATCGCAGCGATCATCATCGAGCCGGTTCAGGGCGAAGGTGGTTTCTATGTTGCGCCTAAAGAATTCATGAAGCGTCTGCGTGCCTTGTGCGACCAGCACGGCATCCTGCTGATCGCTGACGAAGTACAGACTGGCGCTGGCCGTACCGGTACTTTCTTCGCCATGGAACAGATGGGCGTTGCTGCCGACCTGACCACCTTCGCCAAATCCATCGCTGGCGGCTTCCCGCTGGCCGGTGTGTGCGGCAAGGCCGAATACATGGACGCCATCGCTCCAGGCGGCCTGGGCGGCACTTACGCCGGTAGCCCGATCGCTTGCGCCGCGGCCCTGGCCGTGATGGAAGTGTTCGAAGAAGAGCACCTGCTGGACCGCTGCAAGGCTGTCGGCGAGCGTCTGGTCACTGGCCTGAAGGCTATCCAGGCCAAGTACCCGGTGATCGGCGAAGTCCGTGCCCTGGGCGCGATGATCGCTGTCGAGCTGTTCGAAAACGGCGACAGCCACAAGCCGAGCGCTGCCGCTGTGGCATCGGTTGTGGCCAAGGCTCGCGACAAGGGTCTGATCCTGCTGTCCTGCGGCACCTACGGCAACGTTCTGCGCGTCCTGGTACCGCTGACCTCGCCGGACGAGCAACTGGATAAAGGTCTGGCGATCATCGAAGAGTGCTTCTCCGAGCTGTGA
- a CDS encoding virulence RhuM family protein: protein MKNTDVILYSTEDGQAHFVLHEMGDQAWLTQLQLADLYQTTKQNISLHVQNILSEGELSEGATVKENLTVQTEGSRQVSRKLAHYSLPMIIAVGYRVRSTRGTQFRQWATRTLSEYMTKGFAMDDTRLKEPRWDYFDELLERIRDIRSSEKRFYQKVRDLFSLAEDYRANEQDTARLFAEVQNKLFFAVSGYTAAELIVHRADASSPNMNLLSFKGERVRKADVVIAKNYLNGEELDQLNRLVSMFLDFAELRAKQREHIKLDDWCRYIDSFMAFNEQPMLRTAGSVSHEQMKNVAHERYEAFDQKRRSTEAREIDVKELAELEHLEKRLSSHIKPT from the coding sequence ATGAAAAACACTGACGTGATCCTCTACAGCACAGAAGACGGTCAAGCTCATTTTGTTCTCCATGAAATGGGTGACCAAGCCTGGTTAACTCAACTGCAACTGGCTGATCTGTATCAAACCACCAAACAGAACATCAGCCTGCACGTGCAGAACATTCTGTCCGAGGGTGAGCTTTCGGAAGGGGCAACCGTCAAGGAAAACTTGACAGTTCAAACTGAAGGCTCACGTCAGGTCAGCCGTAAGCTCGCACATTACTCGTTGCCTATGATCATCGCGGTAGGCTACCGCGTACGTTCAACTCGCGGCACCCAGTTCCGCCAGTGGGCAACCCGCACCCTAAGCGAGTACATGACCAAAGGCTTCGCAATGGACGACACCCGTCTCAAGGAGCCTCGCTGGGATTACTTCGATGAACTGCTCGAACGCATCCGCGATATACGCTCGTCGGAGAAGCGCTTTTATCAGAAGGTCCGGGATCTGTTTTCCCTGGCAGAGGACTATCGAGCAAATGAACAGGACACCGCACGGTTGTTCGCCGAAGTACAGAACAAGCTGTTTTTTGCTGTGTCCGGCTACACCGCCGCCGAACTGATCGTGCACCGCGCCGATGCCAGCTCGCCAAACATGAACCTGCTCAGTTTCAAAGGCGAACGGGTACGCAAAGCGGATGTAGTGATCGCAAAAAACTACCTGAATGGCGAAGAGCTGGATCAGCTCAATCGCTTGGTCAGCATGTTCCTGGACTTCGCCGAACTAAGAGCCAAACAACGCGAGCACATAAAACTAGATGATTGGTGCAGGTATATCGACAGCTTCATGGCCTTCAACGAACAACCAATGCTGCGCACCGCAGGCAGCGTTAGCCACGAGCAAATGAAGAATGTTGCCCATGAACGTTATGAAGCATTCGATCAAAAGCGCAGAAGCACAGAAGCGCGAGAGATAGACGTTAAAGAACTTGCAGAGCTGGAACACCTGGAGAAGCGCCTGAGTAGCCACATAAAACCAACCTGA
- a CDS encoding sensor domain-containing diguanylate cyclase, with amino-acid sequence MVNENLKDRTPTQWPEAAQTLMALMRAQGEVARLSEREQLFSTLLVSVNAVLWAFNWETRQVLYVSPAYERIFGRSADLLLSDYNQWRDSIYPDDLEHAERSLAEVLDKGAVEDREYRIIDAEGQVRWLSDKCFINRQAEPGQPVIIVGLAEDITDKKHMETELQRLATTDALTQSSNRHHFFDGAHQEFELARQQGTPLSFLMLDIDDFKVINDTYGHQEGDNVLQHIADSGRAALRRGDLFGRIGGEEFAAVFPGCTPEMALQVAERLQREIQRLSFDHDGQTFGITVSQGLTSLTAEDENVESLFARADAAMYQAKRDGKNRIVVG; translated from the coding sequence ATGGTCAATGAAAACCTGAAAGACCGTACTCCAACGCAGTGGCCCGAGGCCGCGCAAACCCTGATGGCGCTGATGCGTGCCCAAGGTGAAGTGGCGCGCCTGAGCGAACGCGAGCAACTGTTCAGCACCCTGCTGGTGAGCGTCAACGCGGTGCTTTGGGCCTTCAATTGGGAAACCCGCCAGGTGCTGTACGTCAGCCCCGCCTATGAACGGATTTTCGGCCGATCCGCCGACCTGCTGCTGTCCGACTACAACCAGTGGCGCGACAGCATTTACCCCGACGATCTGGAACACGCCGAGCGCAGCCTGGCGGAGGTGCTGGACAAAGGCGCCGTCGAAGACCGCGAATACCGCATCATCGACGCCGAGGGCCAAGTGCGCTGGCTCAGCGACAAATGCTTCATCAACCGCCAGGCAGAGCCGGGCCAACCGGTGATCATCGTCGGCCTCGCCGAAGACATCACCGACAAAAAGCACATGGAAACCGAGCTGCAACGCTTGGCCACCACCGATGCCCTGACCCAGAGCAGCAACCGCCACCACTTCTTCGATGGCGCGCATCAGGAGTTCGAACTGGCACGGCAACAAGGCACACCGCTGTCGTTCCTGATGCTGGACATCGATGACTTCAAAGTGATCAACGACACCTACGGCCACCAGGAAGGCGACAACGTGCTGCAACACATCGCCGACAGCGGCCGCGCGGCGCTGCGCCGTGGCGATCTGTTCGGGCGCATTGGCGGCGAGGAGTTCGCTGCGGTGTTTCCCGGCTGCACGCCGGAGATGGCCCTGCAAGTGGCCGAACGCCTGCAACGGGAGATCCAGCGCTTGAGTTTCGACCACGATGGCCAGACTTTCGGCATCACCGTCAGCCAGGGCCTGACCAGCCTCACTGCCGAGGATGAAAACGTGGAAAGCCTGTTTGCCCGCGCGGATGCGGCGATGTATCAGGCCAAGCGCGACGGCAAAAACCGGATTGTCGTGGGCTGA
- a CDS encoding response regulator codes for MTVVNLPAVPRVLIAEADPWSRDLLKEVLLNVRCDARLDLCADGQQALELLAANPYDLVIVDWELPGVDGLNVLRSVRQRKRNPPLPFILMSSRNDSASVREALPLAPAAYLTKPLNMESLTHRLQDLLLNAGEEVSCEVPSLAPGMTLSVYLERRRELAEGAPLMTDVQLAVKRSLNPNGLDLTKLEDEIRTDPQITAVLIAAANSAAQHHGAAVQTLAQALQRLGTGQSMNLILGLALKRSAKLSDPYLADYAERYWDLSLHTAEYARTLARLLDLDQARCYCAGMLHRLGDLALLRCLQEWKQAGGELDEQEEVGEALAEFGAAYGSALRTRWRLPLELRQLIAAAYQLGGGVYSREALVMNMAAQLARLTEHEGIEELAKSRTARLLKIGLPELMRMRKK; via the coding sequence ATGACAGTCGTCAATTTACCCGCCGTTCCACGAGTGTTGATCGCCGAGGCCGACCCGTGGTCACGGGACCTGCTCAAGGAAGTCTTGTTGAATGTACGTTGCGACGCGCGGCTGGATCTGTGCGCCGACGGCCAACAAGCGCTGGAGCTGCTGGCAGCCAACCCTTATGACTTGGTGATCGTCGACTGGGAGCTGCCCGGTGTCGATGGCTTGAATGTGTTGCGCAGCGTCCGTCAGCGCAAACGCAATCCACCGTTGCCCTTCATTCTGATGAGCAGCCGCAACGACAGCGCCAGTGTGCGCGAAGCCCTGCCGCTGGCGCCCGCCGCGTATCTGACCAAACCGCTGAACATGGAAAGCCTGACCCATCGCTTGCAGGATTTGCTGCTCAACGCTGGTGAGGAAGTCTCGTGTGAGGTGCCGTCGCTGGCGCCGGGCATGACCTTGTCGGTGTATCTGGAGCGCCGTCGTGAACTGGCGGAGGGTGCGCCGCTGATGACGGACGTGCAGTTGGCGGTCAAGCGCAGCCTCAATCCCAACGGCCTCGATCTGACAAAACTGGAGGACGAGATCCGCACAGATCCGCAAATCACCGCTGTGCTGATCGCCGCTGCCAACAGCGCAGCCCAGCATCATGGCGCCGCAGTGCAAACCCTGGCTCAGGCGCTGCAGCGTTTGGGCACCGGGCAAAGCATGAACCTGATTCTGGGCCTGGCCCTCAAGCGCAGCGCCAAACTCAGTGATCCATATTTAGCGGACTACGCCGAGCGTTATTGGGACCTGTCGCTGCACACGGCCGAATACGCCCGGACGCTGGCGCGCCTGCTGGATCTGGATCAGGCGCGCTGCTATTGCGCTGGCATGTTGCATCGCTTGGGTGATCTGGCGTTGCTGCGTTGCTTGCAGGAATGGAAGCAGGCCGGTGGCGAGCTGGACGAGCAGGAGGAGGTGGGCGAAGCGCTTGCCGAATTTGGCGCGGCGTACGGTTCGGCCCTACGTACGCGCTGGCGCCTGCCGCTGGAGCTGCGACAGCTGATTGCGGCGGCCTACCAGCTCGGTGGCGGGGTTTACTCCCGCGAAGCCTTGGTGATGAACATGGCGGCGCAATTGGCGCGCCTGACTGAGCATGAAGGCATCGAAGAGCTGGCCAAGAGTCGGACGGCGCGACTGCTCAAGATCGGGTTGCCGGAGTTGATGCGGATGCGCAAGAAGTAA